The following proteins are co-located in the Camelina sativa cultivar DH55 chromosome 12, Cs, whole genome shotgun sequence genome:
- the LOC109125165 gene encoding cysteine-rich receptor-like protein kinase 29 produces the protein MAHVRVIFFFFFFACVLTLVPFHAFAQVDSYEFDPDFNCVDRGNFTANSTFAGNLNRLVSSLSSLKSKAYGFYNLSSGDSSGERAYGIGLCRREVRRDDCLSCIQTAARNLTKQCPLTKQAVVWYTHCMFRYSNRTIYGRKETFPTTSLIADEVISANRDDFERLQRGLLDRLKGIAAAGGPNRKYAQGNGSASAGYRRFYGTAQCSPDLSEQDCNDCLVFGFESIPRCCDAQIGLRWFCPSCNFRFETWLFYEFDADLEPDPPAIQPADSPTSSARTERTGKSKGGSKVVIAIVIPIVLVALFAICLCLVLKWKKNKSRDRVKVLGQSPLSGSVAEDEFSNTDSLLVHFETLKAATNNFSSENELGRGGFGLVYKGVFSQGQEIAVKRLSGTSGQGDIEFKNEILLLAKLQHRNLVRLLGFCIQGEERLLVYEFIKNASLDHFIFDIEKRQLLDWGVRYKMIGGVARGLLYLHEDSRFRIIHRDLKASNILLDQEMNPKIADFGLAKLFDTGQTMTHRFTNRIAGTYGYMAPEYAMHGQFSVKTDVFSFGVLVIEIITGKRNNNGGSNDDEDAEDLLSWVWRSWREDTILSVIDPSLTTGSRNEILRCIHIGLLCVQESAATRPTMATIALMLNSYSFTLPTPSRPAFVLESVMPSNISSSTEGLQMSSNDVTVSELSPR, from the exons ATGGCACATGTCagagttatcttcttcttcttcttctttgcttgtgTCCTAACTCTTGTTCCATTTCATGCCTTTGCTCAGGTTGATTCCTATGAGTTTGATCCAGATTTCAACTGTGTTGATCGTGGCAACTTCACAGCAAACAGCACTTTTGCCGGAAATCTTAACCGCCTTGTCTCCTCTCTCTCCTCGCTCAAATCCAAAGCTTATGGCTTCTACAACCTTTCTTCTGGAGACTCATCTGGAGAAAGAGCTTATGGAATTGGTCTGTGTAGAAGAGAAGTCAGAAGAGATGATTGTCTCAGCTGTATTCAGACAGCTGCAAGAAACCTCACCAAGCAGTGTCCGCTGACAAAACAAGCTGTCGTATGGTACACGCACTGTATGTTTCGTTACTCGAACAGGACAATCTATGGAAGAAAAGAGACGTTCCCGACCACGTCTTTGATTGCGGATGAAGTGATATCAGCAAACAGAGATGACTTTGAGCGTCTGCAGAGAGGACTATTGGACAGACTCAAAGGAATTGCAGCGGCTGGTGGGCCGAATAGGAAATACGCTCAAGGGAACGGTTCAGCTTCGGCGGGTTACCGGAGATTCTATGGAACTGCCCAATGTTCGCCAGATTTGTCTGAACAGGATTGTAACGATTGTCTAGTTTTTGGGTTTGAGAGTATCCCACGTTGTTGTGATGCTCAGATTGGCCTTCGGTGGTTTTGTCCTAGTTGTAACTTCCGGTTTGAGACGTGGCTATTTTATGAATTTGATGCCGACCTAGAGCCTGATCCACCTGCAATTCAGCCTGCTGATTCACCAACGTCGAGTGCAAGAACTGAGAGAACTG GAAAGAGTAAAGGTGGATCTAAAGTCGTTATCGCCATAGTCATTCCTATAGTTCTTGTTGCATTATTTGCAATTTGCCTATGCTTGGTcttgaagtggaagaagaacaagtctagagatagAGTCAAAG TTCTTGGGCAATCGCCTTTGTCAGGATCAGTTGCCGAGGATGAGTTCTCAAACACCGATTCGCTGTTAGTTCATTTTGAAACACTAAAGGCTGCAACAAATAACTTTTCTTCTGAAAACGAACTTGGACGTGGtgggtttggtttagtttataaG GGTGTGTTCTCTCAGGGGCAAGAAATCGCGGTGAAGAGATTATCTGGTACTTCTGGACAAGGAGACATCGAGTTCAAGAACGAAATTTTACTACTTGCAAAGCTTCAACATAGGAACTTGGTTAGGCTTTTAGGTTTCTGCATACAAGGAGAAGAAAGACTCCTTGTCTATGAGTTCATCAAGAACGCTAGTCTTGACCATTTCATCTTTG ATATTGAGAAGCGTCAACTTTTGGATTGGGGAGTACGATACAAAATGATTGGAGGAGTAGCTAGAGGACTTCTTTATCTTCATGAAGACTCTCGTTTCCGGATAATTCACCGTGATCTTAAAGCTAGCAACATTCTTTTGGACCAAGAAATGAATCCGAAGATCGCAGATTTTGGATTAGCTAAACTCTTTGACACAGGCCAAACCATGACACATCGATTCACAAACAGAATTGCAGGAACCTA CGGGTATATGGCTCCGGAATACGCAATGCATGGACAATTCTCTGTAAAAACAGATGTTTTCAGTTTTGGTGTATTAGTCATTGAGATCATTACGGGTAAGAGAAACAACAATGGTGGATCTAATGATGACGAAGATGCAGAAGATCTTCTTAGTTGG gtATGGAGAAGCTGGAGAGAAGACACTATACTAAGTGTGATTGATCCAAGTTTGACCACGGGATCAAGAAATGAGATCTTGAGATGCATACACATTGGTCTTTTGTGCGTTCAAGAGAGTGCAGCAACTAGACCAACAATGGCTACCATTGCTCTCATGCTCAATAGCTATTCTTTTACTCTCCCGACGCCTTCGAGGCCTGCATTTGTGTTAGAGAGTGTCATGCCTTCGAATATTTCCTCTTCAACGGAAGGGTTACAAATGTCGTCAAATGATGTCACTGTTTCTGAGTTATCTCCTCGTTAA